In Festucalex cinctus isolate MCC-2025b chromosome 5, RoL_Fcin_1.0, whole genome shotgun sequence, a single genomic region encodes these proteins:
- the hic2 gene encoding hypermethylated in cancer 2 protein, with the protein MELPNHAKQLLLQLNQQRAKGFLCDVIIVVENALFRAHKNILAASSIYFKSLVLHDNLINLDTEMVNPSVFRQVLDFIYTGKLLSSSDQGSEQNFSALLTAASYLQLHDLAALCRKKLKRSGGKPLPGKPSTPGPLSRLRLNNQRLSSSTPAGPNNHYHPTPSDTDQPQPDEGLRDKLSDDEMYIGSSGRNGSAGNGSTNGNLSSGGSAGEPDLGLDLTKKSPPSAGTVTDALSPHSNSQESPQSASVSTTNSASLDDSSTTLPNADICSSDTAELNCTSKAENTQHDGPPPHKKYRQGGRKNEWPKKEASGLKSEDHDRPLVNGVIVGPKDGRPGGGSAGSFNNDPNLQCKDEDEGGENGQDHSEESGQSDGESAGGGGGAGAGHQNANYVYRQEGFEPAFGDNLYVCIPCGKGFPSSEQLNAHVETHTEDELYIKEEVGTYVKEEDEEEAEDLSTPVGPSNFGSEARPFKCTVCNKSYKDPATLRQHEKSHWLTRPFPCNICGKMFTQRGTMTRHMRSHLGLKPFACEECGMRFTRQYRLTEHMRVHSGEKPYECQLCGGKFTQQRNLISHLRMHTSPS; encoded by the coding sequence ATGGAACTGCCAAATCATGCCAAACAACTGCTGCTGCAACTCAACCAACAGAGAGCCAAGGGCTTCCTGTGCGATGTCATCATCGTGGTGGAGAATGCACTCTTCCGTGCCCACAAGAACATCCTGGCGGCGAGCAGCATCTACTTCAAGTCTTTGGTCCTCCATGATAACCTCATTAACCTCGACACAGAGATGGTCAACCCCTCTGTGTTCAGGCAAGTTCTGGACTTCATCTACACCGGTAAGCTGCTCTCCTCGTCGGACCAGGGTAGTGAGCAGAATTTCAGTGCCCTCTTAACTGCAGCCAGCTACCTCCAGCTCCACGACCTCGCTGCCCTGTGCCGAAAGAAGCTCAAGCGCAGCGGTGGGAAACCCCTGCCCGGTAAACCTTCCACCCCTGGCCCCCTTAGCCGCTTACGCCTCAATAACCAGCGCCTTTCCTCTTCCACGCCTGCTGGGCCCAACAACCACTATCATCCCACCCCTTCAGACACCGACCAGCCACAGCCAGATGAAGGCCTTCGAGACAAACTATCTGACGACGAAATGTATATCGGCAGCTCCGGAAGGAACGGCAGTGCGGGAAACGGAAGCACTAATGGTAACCTCAGCAGCGGTGGAAGTGCGGGTGAGCCCGATCTGGGGCTAGACCTGACCAAAAAGAGCCCACCCTCTGCTGGCACAGTCACAGACGCCCTGAGCCCTCACAGCAACTCCCAAGAATCCCCTCAATCTGCCTCAGTATCCACTACCAACAGTGCCTCACTGGATGACTCTTCGACCACTCTCCCCAATGCAGACATTTGCAGCTCTGACACCGCTGAGCTCAACTGCACTTCCAAAGCCGAGAACACCCAGCACGACGGACCCCCACCCCACAAGAAGTATCGGCAGGGTGGGCGCAAGAATGAATGGCCCAAGAAGGAGGCGTCTGGGTTGAAGTCTGAAGATCACGACAGGCCACTAGTTAACGGGGTGATAGTGGGGCCCAAAGATGGCCGACCCGGCGGGGGCAGTGCTGGCAGCTTCAACAACGACCCAAACCTCCAGTGCAAAGACGAGGACGAAGGAGGAGAAAACGGCCAGGATCACAGCGAAGAGAGCGGTCAGAGCGACGGAGAGAGCGCAGGGGGCGGAGGGGGAGCAGGCGCGGGGCACCAGAACGCCAACTACGTGTACCGCCAGGAAGGTTTCGAGCCAGCATTCGGAGACAACCTCTACGTGTGCATTCCCTGCGGGAAAGGCTTCCCTAGTTCGGAGCAGCTCAACGCTCACGTGGAGACGCACACAGAAGACGAGCTGTACATCAAAGAAGAAGTGGGGACCTATGTAaaggaggaagacgaggaggaggccGAGGACCTATCCACCCCCGTAGGGCCCTCCAACTTCGGCTCTGAAGCTCGCCCCTTCAAGTGCACTGTTTGCAATAAGAGCTACAAGGACCCGGCGACGTTGCGGCAGCACGAGAAGAGTCACTGGCTCACCCGGCCCTTCCCTTGCAACATCTGCGGCAAAATGTTCACCCAGAGGGGCACCATGACGCGCCACATGCGTAGCCACCTCGGCCTCAAGCCCTTCGCCTGCGAGGAGTGCGGCATGCGCTTCACCCGCCAGTACCGGCTGACAGAGCACATGCGCGTGCACTCCGGGGAGAAGCCGTACGAATGCCAGCTCTGCGGCGGCAAGTTCACTCAACAGCGCAACCTCATCAGTCACCTGAGAATGCACACCTCGCCCTCCTAG